In a single window of the Planctomycetia bacterium genome:
- a CDS encoding PQQ-like beta-propeller repeat protein yields MRSTAIVLLALAAAVPTNSTATFADDWPQWRGPGRDGVWRESGVVTRFDKPQLDIAWRAKIGGGYCGPTVADGRVYVTDRLIEPKQVERVHCFDAKTGKTIWSHDYDCVYKDIGYDAGPRASVTVHDGRAYVLGAMGNFFCFDAASGKIHWQKDVLAEYKVRMPIWGLACAPLIERDLVILQIGGEGEYDIVAFDRKSGKEVWHALKDPASYSAPIIIEQAGRRVLVCYTGANVVGLNPADGSLYWSIPFPPTRMVIGIATPVHRGDYIFVSNFFDGSMLIRLGKKEPTAELVWKRAGESEQKTDALHSINSTPYLKGEYIYGVDSYGELRCLDLLTGDRVWESAEAVPHDRWATIHFVEHGDDVWMFNEKGELIISRLSPQGFKEVSRAKLIKPTRDQLPSRRGGVCWSHPAFADRHVFARNDEEIVCADLSQK; encoded by the coding sequence ATGCGATCGACCGCCATTGTCCTATTGGCCTTAGCCGCTGCAGTTCCGACAAATTCCACGGCGACCTTCGCGGACGACTGGCCACAGTGGCGCGGGCCGGGACGCGACGGGGTCTGGCGCGAGTCGGGAGTAGTTACGCGCTTCGACAAGCCCCAGCTCGACATCGCCTGGCGGGCAAAGATCGGCGGCGGATACTGTGGGCCGACCGTGGCCGATGGGCGAGTCTATGTCACCGATCGCCTGATCGAGCCCAAGCAGGTTGAGCGCGTGCATTGTTTCGATGCCAAGACGGGCAAGACCATCTGGAGCCACGATTACGACTGCGTTTACAAGGACATCGGCTACGACGCCGGTCCGCGCGCGTCGGTGACCGTCCACGACGGCCGGGCCTATGTGTTGGGGGCCATGGGGAACTTCTTCTGTTTCGATGCCGCAAGCGGGAAGATTCACTGGCAAAAGGATGTTTTGGCGGAGTACAAAGTTCGCATGCCGATCTGGGGGCTGGCGTGCGCGCCGTTGATTGAGAGGGACCTCGTCATTCTGCAGATCGGGGGCGAGGGCGAGTACGACATCGTCGCATTTGATCGAAAAAGCGGGAAAGAGGTGTGGCACGCCTTGAAGGATCCTGCATCGTATTCCGCGCCGATCATCATCGAGCAGGCCGGGCGGCGCGTGCTGGTCTGCTATACCGGTGCGAATGTCGTCGGCTTGAATCCCGCGGACGGCTCGTTGTACTGGAGTATTCCGTTCCCGCCGACGCGGATGGTCATCGGGATTGCGACGCCCGTTCACCGTGGCGATTATATTTTCGTGTCGAACTTTTTTGATGGTTCCATGTTGATTCGGCTTGGAAAGAAGGAACCGACGGCTGAACTGGTCTGGAAGCGAGCGGGCGAGAGCGAGCAGAAGACCGATGCGCTGCACTCGATTAACTCCACGCCATATCTGAAGGGGGAGTACATCTACGGGGTCGATAGTTACGGCGAATTGCGCTGTCTCGATTTGCTTACCGGCGATCGGGTCTGGGAAAGCGCCGAGGCCGTACCACACGATCGATGGGCGACGATTCATTTTGTCGAACATGGCGACGATGTGTGGATGTTCAATGAAAAGGGCGAACTCATCATCAGCCGCCTGTCGCCGCAGGGCTTCAAGGAAGTCAGTCGTGCCAAGCTGATCAAGCCGACGCGGGACCAGCTTCCTTCAAGACGCGGCGGCGTTTGCTGGTCGCATCCGGCCTTCGCCGATCGGCATGTGTTTGCGAGAAATGACGAGGAAATCGTCTGCGCGGACTTGTCGCAGAAGTAG